The following proteins are encoded in a genomic region of Pagrus major chromosome 16, Pma_NU_1.0:
- the LOC141010837 gene encoding calpain-1 catalytic subunit-like — protein MATPGVCMKIINARHNKDGFGTISNPEKFLNQDYQLLKQYCNINRVRYVDDMFPPDRRSIGKDILSPSDLSKVKWERPSKIASNPSFVVDGVSRFDFGQGMIGNCWFLASIGALTFQDFIFNQVVPLEQNFDDEYCGLFHFRFWRFGRWVDVVIDDKLPTINGRLIFVHSKDPNEFWPALLEKAYAKVCGSYSDMNSGTPSEALVDFTGGVHICINLSDPPPNLWELMCRAGKSKSLIGCGTPQGDTSANTVLPNGLVQGHAYTVTGVKEVISRGQTVNLVRLWNPWGQGEWNGDWSDGSPLWQTVSPQDREMCLSICDDGEYWMPLKAFCEFYSDLDICCLCPDFLDGSSSCHWKTSFYEGRWVAGTTAGGCMNNRDSFWTNPQYRVKIDKLLSECSAAPDEKNMLVSLMQKPDKRNRRLVQSLHIGFSVFEVSITFYCFCDSAQRGKFPASFFNTHAPIAQTKTYMNAREVMEFLMLKPGEYLIVPSTFNANETASFILTILSKAETHVHENSGGHNHEHMEPTPVTNKTDDDNKRTLFRQYSDKYEEVDAEQLQTLLNERILKGDLKSGGFSTDACRSMVALMDTSITGKLNGEEFVRLWNKIVMYKDIFFSTDVSQTGTLSLNELRNAIMASGKRISDDMLNLMALRYGSSSGQITLENFISLGLRFDCINKIFSQLSDGMTMTLRESEWMYLSMYT, from the exons atggcTACGCCAGGTGTGTGCATGAAAATCATTAATGCACGACACAACAAAGATGGTTTCGGAACTATCTCCAACCCTGAGAAGTTCCTCAACCAAGACTACCAGCTACTGAAACAGTACTGTAACATCAATCGGGTAAGGTATGTCGACGATATGTTCCCCCCTGACAGGAGGTCCATCGGCAAAGACATACTGAGCCCTTCTGATCTATCCAAAGTGAAGTGGGAGAGACCATCG AAAATTGCTTCCAATCCATCTTTTGTTGTCGATGGAGTCTCCAGGTTCGACTTTGGTCAAGGCATGATTG GAAACTGCTGGTTTCTTGCGTCTATCGGAGCTCTGACATTCCAGGATTTCATCTTTAATCAAGTTGTGCCTCTTGAGCAAAATTTTGATGATGAATACTGCGGGCTGTTCCACTTCAGG TTCTGGAGATTTGGAAGGTGGGTGGATGTGGTGATTGATGACAAGCTACCGACAATCAATGGGAGACTGATCTTCGTTCACTCCAAAGACCCAAATGAGTTCTGGCCTGCTTTGCTGGAGAAAGCCTATGCCAA GGTGTGTGGTTCCTACTCGGACATGAATTCTGGAACTCCTTCCGAGGCTTTGGTGGACTTTACAGGTGGTGTTCACATCTGTATCAACCTGTCAGACCCTCCTCCAAACCTTTGGGAACTGATGTGCAGAGCTGGCAAATCCAAGTCACTGATAGGCTGTGGTACACCTCAAGGG GACACATCTGCCAACACTGTACTACCAAATGGATTGGTCCAAGGCCATGCCTACACTGTCACAGGTGTGAAAGAG GTGATAAGCCGAGGGCAAACAGTGAACCTGGTGCGTCTGTGGAACCCCTGGGGCCAAGGAGAGTGGAACGGAGACTGGAGTGATGG GTCGCCTTTGTGGCAAACTGTGAGTCCTCAAGATCGTGAGATGTGCCTTTCCATTTGTGATGATGGCGAGTATTG GATGCCCCTGAAAGCCTTCTGTGAGTTCTATTCAGATCTCGACATATGCTGCCTGTGTCCTGATTTCCTGGATGGAAGCTCTTCTTGCCATTGGAAGACGTCCTTCTATGAGGGCAGATGGGTGGCAGGAACCACTGCTGGAGGATGCATGAATAATAGAG aCAGCTTCTGGACTAATCCACAGTATCGGGTCAAGATTGACAAATTACTCAGTGAATGTTCTGCAGCAccagatgaaaaaaacatgctggTGTCTCTCATGCAAAAGCCGGACAAGAGGAACAGACGCCTGGTCCAAAGTCTCCACATCGGATTCTCTGTATTTGAGGTAAGTATTACCTTTTACTGTTTCTGTGACAGT GCACAGAGGGGGAAGTTCCCAGCCTCTTTCTTCAACACCCACGCACCTATTGCCCAAACTAAAACCTACATGAACGCACGTGAGGTGATGGAGTTCCTCATGCTGAAGCCTGGTGAATATCTGATTGTGCCGTCCACCTTCAACGCCAATGAGACAGCCTCCTTCATCCTGACCATTCTCTCCAAGGCAGAGACCCACGTCCA TGAGAATTCTGGAGGCCATAACCACGAACACATGGAA CCCACACcagtcacaaacaaaacagatgacGACAATAAGAGAACCTTGTTCCGTCAATACTCTGATAAG tACGAAGAAGTGGATGCTGAGCAGCTCCAGACGCTTCTCAATGAGCGAATCCTGAAAG GAGACCTGAAATCTGGAGGCTTCAGCACTGATGCCTGTCGCAGCATGGTTGCTCTGATGGAT ACATCAATTACTGGCAAACTGAATGGCGAGGAATTTGTTCGTCTGTGGAACAAAATCGTCATGTACAAG GACATTTTCTTCAGCACTGATGTTTCGCAAACAGGAACACTGTCACTGAATGAGCTCAGGAACGCAATCATGGCTTCAG GAAAGAGGATCAGCGATGATATGCTGAATCTGATGGCTCTGCGCTACGGCTCCTCGTCTGGACAAATAACACTGGAGAACTTCATCAGTCTCGGCCTTCGCTTCGACTGCATCAACA AAATCTTCAGCCAGTTGTCTGATGGAATGACCATGACTCTTCGTGAATCAGAG TGGATGTACCTTTCGATGTACACCTAA